A portion of the Gemmatimonadaceae bacterium genome contains these proteins:
- a CDS encoding ADOP family duplicated permease — MHRRFRRLFRHVPDRADRLEREWDDEIQSHIAGRVEQLVARGLSPDEARREALRRFGDVDAARAVSAATATRRAARIRTRARLGDLRTMVGGLPQDLKLGLRALRAHPAFAVATIATLGLAISAAVTAFSFADAIFLRPLPAPSADRIVRVYLPRSDHRVTQVGEAGAGLLRARRDVFERVAAERCCWVKFVRERGSLDQRYAAFASSEFFPMLGVSPALGRFFLPSETSHDGGDPVAILSYSLWQRRFGADPHVLGEHILIATVDFTIVGVAPPGFVGVSAGQAPSEIWLPSTMKAAVGIGCTPALPCNDMDVLARLAPGVGVAKATAGLANLGAALSRVAVGDDSVRRPVVLRASGALVATQRQYSSLARLLGAIAGVLLLIACANLSGLLIVRGVSRAREVALRRSLGASRIRIVQQLLAESALLGVAGGALGLLLSTWSAKRLMAFFVTDSEGFETYFRIGLDARIVWFALGISLGATLLFGLLPALLGTRAQPSEVLKSGTPGSGRARARYELVTIQVALTSTLLCGAVLLSTSFDRLIHAQRFDADHVALFRVRPAAARYDAPRAEAYVHAVAQRVAALPGVENVAYARGVGFTWSGSPVEVGVGMAAGDSARRVEGHFVSSGFFNTLRIPVIEGREFDHRDAANTPLVAMLSASLAKQLSPGSDVLGRTLYARGKAFRVVGVVPDYRILMHGEPIPLAAFFAFEQNGLGEELDVRFAVRVHGDPAAALRTLRLAATSVDAGVPVAEEMTLAHQIDASYPQIRLGRAVLIAAGGLALLLSAIGLYGMIAFLVTRRTRDIGVRIALGAPPARVAREFAAGGMRAVVIGLAAGIGGAWMLGHLLEAWLVGVEAHDLTAFGIAAFAVVAAGAIACVVPARRAAGIDPAVALRAE; from the coding sequence GTGCACCGCCGATTTCGCCGCTTGTTCCGCCACGTTCCCGACCGCGCCGATCGCCTCGAGCGCGAGTGGGACGATGAGATCCAATCGCACATCGCCGGTCGGGTGGAGCAGCTGGTGGCGCGCGGCCTGTCGCCCGATGAGGCGCGGCGCGAAGCACTGCGCCGCTTCGGCGACGTCGACGCCGCGCGGGCGGTCTCCGCCGCGACGGCCACTCGTCGTGCGGCGAGAATTCGCACCCGCGCGCGCCTTGGCGATCTGCGCACCATGGTCGGCGGTCTGCCTCAGGATCTCAAGCTCGGCCTCCGCGCGTTGCGCGCGCATCCGGCGTTTGCCGTGGCGACGATCGCGACACTCGGGCTCGCGATCAGCGCCGCGGTGACCGCGTTCAGCTTCGCCGACGCAATCTTTTTGCGCCCGCTCCCGGCGCCGTCGGCCGATCGAATCGTGCGGGTGTATTTGCCGCGCTCGGATCACCGCGTCACGCAGGTCGGCGAAGCGGGAGCGGGGCTGCTGCGCGCTCGTCGCGACGTGTTCGAGCGCGTCGCCGCGGAGCGGTGCTGCTGGGTGAAATTCGTTCGGGAGCGCGGCTCGCTCGATCAGCGATACGCGGCGTTCGCCTCGTCGGAGTTCTTCCCAATGCTCGGCGTGTCGCCGGCGCTGGGCCGATTCTTCCTCCCGAGCGAGACCTCCCACGACGGCGGCGATCCGGTCGCCATTCTCAGCTATTCGCTCTGGCAGCGCAGGTTCGGCGCCGACCCGCATGTCCTTGGTGAGCATATTCTCATCGCGACGGTCGATTTCACGATCGTCGGCGTCGCTCCGCCCGGCTTCGTCGGTGTGAGCGCCGGTCAGGCGCCGTCCGAGATCTGGCTGCCGTCGACGATGAAGGCGGCGGTTGGGATCGGATGCACGCCGGCACTTCCGTGCAACGACATGGACGTTCTCGCGCGCCTCGCACCCGGTGTGGGCGTCGCGAAAGCCACCGCCGGTCTCGCGAACCTTGGGGCGGCTCTGTCGCGCGTCGCGGTCGGCGACGACAGTGTGCGCCGTCCCGTGGTCCTGCGCGCGTCCGGGGCGCTCGTCGCGACACAGCGTCAGTATTCTTCACTCGCTCGTTTGCTCGGCGCCATCGCCGGCGTGCTGCTGCTCATCGCCTGCGCGAACTTGAGCGGGTTGCTCATCGTTCGGGGCGTGTCGCGCGCGCGCGAGGTCGCGTTGCGCCGTTCGCTCGGCGCGAGTCGCATTCGTATCGTGCAGCAACTCCTCGCCGAAAGCGCGCTGCTCGGTGTCGCTGGCGGCGCGCTCGGGTTGCTGCTCTCGACCTGGAGCGCCAAGCGCCTGATGGCGTTCTTCGTCACCGACAGCGAGGGATTCGAGACGTACTTCCGCATCGGGCTCGACGCGCGAATCGTCTGGTTCGCGCTCGGCATTTCGCTCGGAGCGACACTGCTCTTTGGACTCCTGCCCGCGCTGCTCGGCACTCGGGCGCAACCGTCGGAGGTCCTCAAGTCCGGCACGCCGGGAAGCGGGCGGGCGCGTGCGCGCTACGAGCTCGTGACGATTCAGGTTGCGCTCACATCCACACTTCTTTGCGGGGCGGTGCTGTTGTCGACGAGTTTCGACCGTCTCATTCACGCGCAACGCTTCGACGCCGATCACGTCGCGCTCTTTCGGGTGCGACCCGCCGCCGCGCGGTACGACGCTCCGCGCGCCGAGGCATACGTGCACGCCGTGGCGCAGCGGGTGGCCGCGCTTCCCGGCGTGGAGAACGTGGCATACGCCCGCGGCGTGGGGTTCACGTGGAGCGGGTCGCCCGTCGAGGTCGGCGTAGGTATGGCAGCAGGGGATAGCGCCCGGCGCGTCGAAGGGCATTTCGTATCATCAGGATTCTTTAATACACTGCGCATTCCGGTGATTGAAGGGCGCGAGTTCGACCACCGCGATGCCGCGAACACACCGCTCGTCGCGATGCTGAGCGCATCCCTTGCGAAGCAGCTGTCGCCCGGGTCCGACGTGCTCGGCCGAACCCTGTACGCGCGTGGCAAGGCGTTCCGTGTCGTCGGCGTAGTGCCCGATTATCGAATTCTCATGCATGGCGAGCCGATTCCCCTCGCGGCCTTCTTCGCGTTCGAGCAGAACGGGCTCGGCGAAGAACTGGATGTGCGCTTCGCCGTGCGTGTCCATGGCGATCCAGCCGCCGCGCTACGTACCCTGCGACTTGCCGCGACATCGGTGGACGCCGGTGTCCCGGTGGCCGAGGAGATGACGCTGGCGCACCAGATCGATGCGAGTTATCCGCAGATTCGCCTCGGCCGGGCGGTACTCATCGCGGCCGGAGGGCTCGCGCTCCTCTTGAGCGCGATCGGACTCTACGGAATGATCGCCTTCCTCGTGACGCGGCGGACGCGAGACATCGGCGTCCGCATCGCGCTCGGCGCGCCGCCCGCGCGAGTCGCGCGCGAGTTCGCCGCGGGCGGAATGCGGGCCGTGGTGATCGGGCTCGCGGCCGGCATCGGCGGCGCCTGGATGCTCGGGCATCTGCTCGAGGCGTGGCTGGTTGGCGTCGAGGCCCACGACCTGACGGCGTTCGGCATCGCCGCGTTCGCGGTCGTCGCGGCTGGTGCGATCGCATGCGTCGTCCCGGCGCGGCGCGCGGCGGGAATCGATCCGGCGGTGGCGCTCCGCGCCGAGTGA
- a CDS encoding dienelactone hydrolase family protein, with the protein MRRHLWCAIGAMALGLVRPVRADTQAPGPATSAAERVVTFPSGALTLHGVVYKPAGPGPFPAVVYNHGSAPGMLSKQAFDVLGPVFARHGWVFFGPYRRGQGLSASAGAYIGDEIKAATKRGGVSSGAATMVRLLSTDHLNDQLAALAWLRRQNFVTANRIAVAGNSFGGILTVLGAEHGSYCAAVNSAGGAQSWADAPALQRMMEKSVRNARAPIFFFQAANDYDLAPSRVLSQAMKAAGKEFELEIFPPYGSSTQDGHTFGYFGDSVWADDVFKFLNAHCR; encoded by the coding sequence ATGCGTCGACATCTGTGGTGCGCCATTGGCGCGATGGCTCTCGGACTTGTGCGACCAGTCCGCGCGGACACACAAGCGCCCGGGCCCGCGACGTCGGCGGCCGAGCGCGTCGTCACCTTTCCGAGCGGTGCCCTCACCCTTCACGGGGTCGTGTACAAACCGGCCGGACCGGGCCCGTTTCCCGCGGTGGTGTACAATCACGGAAGCGCTCCCGGCATGCTCAGCAAGCAGGCGTTCGACGTCCTGGGGCCAGTGTTCGCACGGCATGGTTGGGTCTTTTTCGGACCCTACCGCCGAGGTCAAGGGCTGAGCGCGTCGGCGGGAGCGTACATTGGCGACGAGATCAAGGCGGCGACGAAGCGCGGCGGCGTTTCCAGTGGAGCGGCGACGATGGTGCGCTTGTTGTCGACGGATCACCTGAACGACCAACTCGCCGCGTTGGCCTGGCTCCGGCGTCAGAATTTCGTGACGGCGAATCGGATCGCCGTCGCGGGCAACTCGTTCGGCGGCATCCTGACGGTGTTGGGCGCCGAGCACGGTTCATACTGCGCGGCGGTCAATTCCGCCGGGGGGGCGCAGAGTTGGGCAGATGCCCCCGCACTGCAACGCATGATGGAGAAGAGCGTTCGGAATGCTCGCGCGCCGATCTTCTTCTTTCAAGCCGCGAATGATTACGACCTGGCGCCGAGTCGAGTCCTTTCGCAGGCGATGAAGGCGGCCGGCAAGGAGTTCGAGCTCGAGATCTTCCCGCCCTACGGCAGCTCCACGCAGGACGGCCACACCTTCGGTTACTTCGGAGACTCCGTGTGGGCCGATGATGTATTCAAGTTTCTAAATGCTCACTGCCGATGA
- a CDS encoding PadR family transcriptional regulator, which produces MPVLKGNLDMLVLKSLSWGDMHGFEILEWLEQRSGGRLEIDDSAIYQALHRLEERDLVHAEWGVSDKNRRVRFYRLTPDGRAQLRADASRWTEYAEMLIDIMRGQRNPA; this is translated from the coding sequence ATGCCCGTTCTCAAGGGCAACCTGGACATGCTCGTGCTCAAGTCCCTGTCCTGGGGCGACATGCACGGCTTCGAGATCCTCGAGTGGCTCGAGCAGCGCTCCGGCGGGCGGCTCGAGATCGACGACAGCGCCATCTATCAGGCGCTGCATCGCCTCGAGGAACGCGATCTCGTGCATGCCGAGTGGGGCGTGAGCGACAAGAACCGCCGCGTGCGCTTTTATCGTCTCACGCCGGACGGCCGCGCCCAACTCCGCGCCGACGCCTCGCGCTGGACCGAGTACGCCGAAATGCTCATCGACATCATGCGCGGCCAGCGCAACCCGGCCTGA
- a CDS encoding ECF-type sigma factor → MIDQSAKDVTDLLRAWGAGDAQASDAVGPLVYDELRRQAGLALRRESNGHTLQTTALVHEAWLRLDAQRDMQWDSRSQFYAVAAQMMRRILVDHARRRHAAKRGAASTQITLGAVDREHERQGVSAAPRSALDPIDLLALDDALARLGALDPRKVQLVELRYFAGLSMPEAAEALGISLATAGREWSVARMWLRRELEE, encoded by the coding sequence ATGATCGACCAATCGGCGAAGGACGTCACCGATCTCCTGCGCGCGTGGGGCGCGGGAGACGCGCAGGCGAGCGACGCCGTTGGGCCGCTCGTGTACGACGAGTTGCGCCGGCAGGCCGGACTCGCGCTCCGCCGCGAGAGCAACGGACACACCCTTCAGACCACGGCGCTCGTGCACGAGGCATGGCTGCGCCTCGATGCACAACGCGATATGCAGTGGGACAGCCGGTCACAGTTCTATGCGGTCGCCGCGCAGATGATGCGGCGCATCCTCGTGGACCATGCGCGCCGGCGCCACGCCGCCAAGCGCGGCGCCGCGTCAACTCAGATCACCCTCGGGGCCGTCGACCGCGAGCATGAGCGACAGGGCGTGTCCGCGGCACCCCGATCGGCACTGGACCCGATCGATCTCCTTGCCCTCGACGACGCACTCGCGCGCCTGGGCGCGCTGGATCCGCGGAAGGTGCAACTCGTCGAGCTCCGGTACTTCGCGGGCTTGAGCATGCCGGAAGCCGCGGAGGCCCTTGGCATCTCGCTCGCGACGGCGGGGCGCGAGTGGTCGGTCGCGCGCATGTGGTTGCGCCGGGAGCTCGAGGAATGA